A genomic window from Salvelinus namaycush isolate Seneca chromosome 5, SaNama_1.0, whole genome shotgun sequence includes:
- the LOC120048139 gene encoding START domain-containing protein 10-like yields MSRVLSGIIPDEAVFADFRRQALSTDNWYSKYDKNGMEVWVEVAPVTSPQGGKNVPKVHKIKCRMTIKDVSAATMYDVLHDGQYRRKWDPTMLESFDIARLSPNADMGYYSWLCPKPLKNRDVVTLRSWQVTDDEYVIINCSVKHPKYPPKKDLVRAISLLTGYLVKAIGPNSCSFTYLSQADPKGSLPKWVVNKASQVLAPRVLKCVHKAGQSYPEWKKQNSPDQKPWLYPEQSILPMMDPSELTIQRADSLENVDESTQLDIQEGDKTDDSS; encoded by the exons ATGTCTCGAGTTCTCTCGGGAATTATACCAGACGAGGCAGTCTTTGCAGACTTCAGAAGACAAGCCTTGTCAACGGACAACTGGTACAGCAAATATGACAAGAACGGGATGGAGGTCTGGGTCGAGGTGGCCCCTGTAACATCCCCTCAGGGGGGAAAAAACGTACCAAAAGTTCACAAGATAAAA TGCAGAATGACCATAAAAGATGTGTCGGCCGCCACAATGTACGACGTCCTTCATGATGGACAGTATCGCAGGAAGTGGGACCCCACCATGTTGGAGAGCTTTGACATTGCCCGTCTCTCACCTAACGCCGATATGGGTTATTACTCAT GGCTGTGTCCAAAGCCACTGAAGAACAGAGATGTGGTGACGCTGCGTTCGTGGCAGGTGACGGACGACGAGTATGTGATCATTAACTGCTCAGTCAAACACCCA AAATATCCTCCCAAAAAGGACCTTGTGAGAGCCATCTCCCTCCTGACTGGCTACCTAGTGAAGGCCATAGGACCCAATAGCTGCTCCTTTACCTACCTCTCACAGGCTGACCCCAAAG GTTCTCTTCCAAAGTGGGTGGTGAACAAAGCATCTCAGGTTCTGGCTCCCAGG gTGCTGAAGTGTGTTCACAAGGCCGGCCAGAGCTACCCCGAGTGGAAGAAGCAGAACTCTCCGGATCAGAAGCCCTGGTTGTACCCAGAGCAGAGCATCCTGCCCATGATGGACCCATCTGAGCTGACCATCCAGCGGGCGGACTCTCTGGAGAACGTTGACGAGAGCACACAGCTTGACATTCAGGAGGGCGACAAGACAGACGATAGCAGCTGA